In a genomic window of Zingiber officinale cultivar Zhangliang chromosome 9B, Zo_v1.1, whole genome shotgun sequence:
- the LOC122024510 gene encoding cyclin-A3-1-like isoform X1 — translation MTAKENCAPRLTRAAAKRSVSAVAADPRGPAKKNRVALGEITSASNPVIHFAPDLSIPPPSKPKSKPGRKEHSLESAPVEIAASVDSGSEVHDPQLCVHYASDIYQYLRSMELETKRMPVVNYMETVQKDSTANMRAILVDWLVEVAEEYKLVSDTIYLTVAYIDRFLSFNPINRHRLQLLGVSSMLIASKYEEITPPSVEDFCYITDNTYTKQEVVKMETDVLNFLKFELGSPTTKTFLRRFTVAGEEDYKQYPALQLEFLCCYLAELSLLDYGCHRFLPSMVAASAVFVSRYTLNPKNQPWNRKLSECTGYKSIDLKDCIQALLDLQLKKKAPNLVAIRDKYKQHRFKCVSTLVPPPEIPANYFDEPNE, via the exons ATGACTGCCAAGGAGAACTGCGCCCCTCGCCTCACCCGGGCTGCTGCCAAGAGATCCGTCTCTGCGGTCGCTGCGGATCCTCGTGGCCCGGCCAAGAAGAACCGCGTTGCTCTGGGTGAGATTACTTCGGCCTCCAACCCTGTCATCCACTTCGCACCCGATCTCTCCATCCCTCCCCCTTCCAAACCCAAATCGAAGCCAGGGAGGAAGGAACACTCCTTGGAGTCTGCTCCGGTGGAGATCGCCGCCTCGGTGGACTCGGGGTCTGAGGTCCATGACCCTCAGCTCTGTGTGCATTACGCTTCTGATATATACCAGTATCTCAGATCTATGGAG CTTGAGACGAAGAGGATGCCAGTGGTGAACTACATGGAGACGGTTCAGAAGGATTCCACAGCTAACATGAGGGCGATTTTGGTGGATTGGCTTGTTGAAGTGGCAGAGGAATACAAGCTGGTATCTGATACCATTTACCTCACCGTTGCGTACATTGATCGATTCCTTTCTTTCAATCCAATAAACCGGCATAGATTGCAGCTCCTTGGTGTCTCTTCCATGCTCATCGCCTC GAAATATGAAGAGATCACTCCTCCCAGTGTGGAAGACTTTTGTTACATCACCGATAATACTTATACCAAGCAAGAGGTAGTCAAAATGGAGACTGACGTTCTAAATTTTCTCAAGTTTGAATTGGGCAGTCCTACCACCAAAACCTTCTTAAGGCGCTTTACTGTGGCTGGTGAAGAAGATTATAAA CAGTATCCAGCTCTTCAATTAGAGTTCTTGTGTTGTTATCTTGCTGAATTAAGCTTGCTGGATTATGGCTGCCATCGCTTTTTGCCATCTATGGTTGCTGCTTCCGCTGTCTTTGTTTCTAGATACACTCTTAATCCAAAAAACCAACCTTGG AACAGGAAATTAAGTGAGTGTACTGGGTATAAATCAATTGATCTGAAGGATTGCATTCAAGCTCTACTTGATTTACAGTTGAAAAAGAAAGCACCCAACTTGGTGGCTATCAGAGATAAATACAAACAACACAGG TTCAAGTGTGTATCCACGTTGGTTCCTCCTCCTGAGATACCTGCAAACTACTTTGATGAGCCCAATGAATAA
- the LOC122024274 gene encoding aspartate-semialdehyde dehydrogenase-like: protein MQATTAAHGYHLFSPFSSPSFSISLPFAKTSTIRLRNPAAAAVRMSLREDGPSVAVVGVTGAVGQEFLSVLSDRDFPYRNIRLLASRRSAGKQLTFEDRNYTVEELRPESFDGIDIALFSAGGSISKEFGPVAVERGSIVVDNSSAFRMDPEVPLVIPEVNSEAMAHIKIKGRSGKGALIANPNCSTIICLMAATPLHRHAKVVRMVVSTYQAASGAGAAAMEELVQQTREVLDGKEPTCKIFKQQYAFNLFSHNAAVLSNGYNEEEMKLVKETRKIWNDKNVKVSATCIRVPVMRAHAESVNLQFEKPLSEDTARHILEGATGLVVVDDRDSNRFPTPLDVSSKDDVAVGRIRQDLSQDGNLGLDLFVCGDQIRKGAALNAIQIAEKLL from the exons ATGCAGGCGACAACGGCAGCTCACGGCTACCACCTCTTCTCTCCGTTCTCCTCACCTTCGTTCTCCATCTCCCTTCCCTTCGCGAAAACGTCCACAATTCGGCTTCGAAATCCGGCAGCTGCCGCCGTCCGCATGAGCCTCCGGGAGGACGGGCCCTCCGTGGCGGTTGTGGGTGTCACGGGGGCTGTAGGTCAGGAGTTCCTTAGCGTCCTGTCTGACCGCGACTTCCCCTACCGGAACATCCGCCTCCTCGCCAGTCGCCGCTCCGCTGGGAAGCAGCTTACCTTTGAGGACCGGAACTATACGGTGGAGGAGCTTCGACCAGAGAGCTTTGACGGGATTGACATTGCTCTCTTCAGTGCAGGTGGATCGATCAGCAAGGAGTTCGGTCCGGTGGCTGTCGAGAGGGGCTCTATCGTGGTGGATAATAGCTCGGCGTTTCGGATGGATCCTGAGGTGCCTCTTGTTATCCCGGAGGTGAACTCCGAGGCAATGGCCCATATAAAGATCAAAGGAAGGTCTGGGAAAGGAGCGCTCATTGCTAATCCTAATTGTTCGACCATTATTTGTCTCATGGCTGCTACGCCACTGCATCGCCATGCCAAG GTCGTTAGGATGGTTGTCAGCACCTATCAAGCAGCTAGTGGTGCAGGTGCTGCTGCCATGGAGGAGTTGGTGCAGCAGACTCGTGAG GTCTTGGATGGCAAAGAACCTACCTGTAAAATCTTTAAGCAGCAG TATGCTTTTAATTTGTTCTCACACAATGCAGCAGTTCTTTCTAATGGATATAATGAGGAAGAAATGAAACTAGTGAAGGAAACACGCAAAATTTGG AATGACAAGAATGTCAAAGTATCTGCAACTTGCATTCGAGTTCCTGTGATGCGTGCACATGCAGAAAGTGTGAATCTTCAATTTGAGAAGCCTCTCAGTGAG GATACTGCTAGGCACATTCTGGAGGGGGCCACTGGTTTGGTAGTTGTAGATGACCGAGATTCCAATCGTTTCCCTACACCTTTGGAT GTATCAAGCAAAGACGATGTTGCAGTAGGACGTATACGTCAGGATCTGTCTCAAGATGGCAATCTCGG ATTGGACTTGTTTGTCTGCGGAGATCAAATCCGCAAGGGTGCAGCTCTAAATGCTATCCAGATTGCAGAAAAGCTGTTGTAG
- the LOC122024275 gene encoding peamaclein-like yields MATEGTSHSIQSHRHLHKPSAEAMKPIHYALAFLFLLLASSHLQATMADSAFCRSKCKVRCSKASVMDGCLKYCSLCCAQCHCVPSGTYGHKDECPCYRDKTTGIGKRRRPKCP; encoded by the exons ATGGCAACAGAAGGCACCTCACATAGCATTCAAAGCCACCGCCACCTCCATAAGCCAAGCGCAGAGGCCATGAAGCCCATCCACTACGCCTTAGCATTTTTGTTTCTCCTCCTGGCCTCATCTCATCTCCAAGCCACCATGGCAGATTCAG CATTTTGTCGGAGCAAATGCAAGGTGAGGTGCTCCAAGGCCAGTGTGATGGACGGCTGCCTCAAGTACTGCAGCTTGTGCTGTGCGCAGTGTCATTGCGTGCCGTCGGGCACCTACGGCCACAAGGACGAATGCCCATGCTACAGGGACAAGACCACCGGCATCGGCAAGCGGAGGCGGCCAAAGTGCCCGTGA
- the LOC122024510 gene encoding cyclin-A3-1-like isoform X2 has product MTAKENCAPRLTRAAAKRSVSAVAADPRGPAKKNRVALGEITSASNPVIHFAPDLSIPPPSKPKSKPGRKEHSLESAPVEIAASVDSGSEVHDPQLCVHYASDIYQYLRSMELETKRMPVVNYMETVQKDSTANMRAILVDWLVEVAEEYKLVSDTIYLTVAYIDRFLSFNPINRHRLQLLGVSSMLIASKYEEITPPSVEDFCYITDNTYTKQEVVKMETDVLNFLKFELGSPTTKTFLRRFTVAGEEDYKYPALQLEFLCCYLAELSLLDYGCHRFLPSMVAASAVFVSRYTLNPKNQPWNRKLSECTGYKSIDLKDCIQALLDLQLKKKAPNLVAIRDKYKQHRFKCVSTLVPPPEIPANYFDEPNE; this is encoded by the exons ATGACTGCCAAGGAGAACTGCGCCCCTCGCCTCACCCGGGCTGCTGCCAAGAGATCCGTCTCTGCGGTCGCTGCGGATCCTCGTGGCCCGGCCAAGAAGAACCGCGTTGCTCTGGGTGAGATTACTTCGGCCTCCAACCCTGTCATCCACTTCGCACCCGATCTCTCCATCCCTCCCCCTTCCAAACCCAAATCGAAGCCAGGGAGGAAGGAACACTCCTTGGAGTCTGCTCCGGTGGAGATCGCCGCCTCGGTGGACTCGGGGTCTGAGGTCCATGACCCTCAGCTCTGTGTGCATTACGCTTCTGATATATACCAGTATCTCAGATCTATGGAG CTTGAGACGAAGAGGATGCCAGTGGTGAACTACATGGAGACGGTTCAGAAGGATTCCACAGCTAACATGAGGGCGATTTTGGTGGATTGGCTTGTTGAAGTGGCAGAGGAATACAAGCTGGTATCTGATACCATTTACCTCACCGTTGCGTACATTGATCGATTCCTTTCTTTCAATCCAATAAACCGGCATAGATTGCAGCTCCTTGGTGTCTCTTCCATGCTCATCGCCTC GAAATATGAAGAGATCACTCCTCCCAGTGTGGAAGACTTTTGTTACATCACCGATAATACTTATACCAAGCAAGAGGTAGTCAAAATGGAGACTGACGTTCTAAATTTTCTCAAGTTTGAATTGGGCAGTCCTACCACCAAAACCTTCTTAAGGCGCTTTACTGTGGCTGGTGAAGAAGATTATAAA TATCCAGCTCTTCAATTAGAGTTCTTGTGTTGTTATCTTGCTGAATTAAGCTTGCTGGATTATGGCTGCCATCGCTTTTTGCCATCTATGGTTGCTGCTTCCGCTGTCTTTGTTTCTAGATACACTCTTAATCCAAAAAACCAACCTTGG AACAGGAAATTAAGTGAGTGTACTGGGTATAAATCAATTGATCTGAAGGATTGCATTCAAGCTCTACTTGATTTACAGTTGAAAAAGAAAGCACCCAACTTGGTGGCTATCAGAGATAAATACAAACAACACAGG TTCAAGTGTGTATCCACGTTGGTTCCTCCTCCTGAGATACCTGCAAACTACTTTGATGAGCCCAATGAATAA